A genomic stretch from Symbiobacterium terraclitae includes:
- a CDS encoding Hsp20/alpha crystallin family protein yields MDLIPWNPFRELERVRSPLDRLFTDPVFGTGMTFGGALNAFPVEVVEQGGDVVVRCELAGIDPEEVDVRITDQGVTIRGERKAEETGRQGGTYRTERFYGTFSRTVGFPVPVDSDQATATFRHGLLEVRAPKRNPDAGRDGRKLNIDTVH; encoded by the coding sequence GTGGACCTCATTCCGTGGAATCCCTTTCGCGAGCTGGAGCGCGTGCGGTCGCCCCTGGACCGCCTCTTCACGGACCCCGTGTTCGGAACGGGGATGACCTTCGGGGGTGCGCTGAACGCCTTCCCTGTCGAGGTCGTGGAGCAGGGCGGCGACGTGGTGGTGCGCTGCGAGCTGGCCGGCATCGATCCGGAAGAGGTGGACGTGCGGATCACCGACCAGGGCGTGACGATCCGGGGCGAGCGGAAGGCCGAGGAGACGGGGCGGCAGGGCGGCACCTACCGCACCGAGCGCTTCTACGGCACCTTCAGCCGCACGGTCGGCTTCCCGGTGCCGGTGGACAGCGACCAGGCGACGGCCACCTTCCGCCACGGCCTGCTGGAGGTCCGGGCGCCGAAGCGGAACCCCGACGCGGGGCGGGACGGGCGCAAGCTCAACATCGACACGGTGCACTGA
- the miaB gene encoding tRNA (N6-isopentenyl adenosine(37)-C2)-methylthiotransferase MiaB, with protein MAQKDHRADDLNHILDRVEQMMKDGTLEELPMVTPGIGAEEDLTPGGFDHLEPGGVGRMAIDPDAARRIHGKPEPRVHIETFGCQMNEHDTEIMYGILGQMGYVRAQGPNDADLLLFNTCAVRESAVEHAFGRIGQLKPLKYTNPGMIIGVCGCVPQVEGQVERIKRIFPYLDLIFGTHNIHRLPELVERARAERETVVDVWESMGDDFPDILPAAREGDLKAWVTIMYGCDKHCTYCIVPTTRGAERSRPREVILAEVQELARQGFKEITLLGQNVNAYGKDLYGRHGEDAFDFGDLVELIDKNSPGIERIRFTTNHPKDFTRKMVEQIARAEKVCEWFHLPVQSGSDSVLRRMKRSYNRKQYLRLVQWVRELIPDAVITTDIIVGFPGETEEEFQETLSLVEEVQFDAAFMFMYSERAGTPAAEMEDRLSVPEKKERLQRLIDLQNRIGRAKNEARVGRVYDVLVEGPDKGKPDVVFGRTRGNILVTFPGDESLRGQIVPVRITSAGTWTLEGERVASPVTLG; from the coding sequence ATGGCGCAGAAGGACCATAGGGCAGACGACCTTAACCATATTCTCGACCGCGTCGAACAGATGATGAAGGACGGCACGCTGGAGGAGCTGCCGATGGTGACCCCCGGCATCGGCGCCGAGGAGGACCTGACGCCGGGCGGCTTCGACCACCTGGAGCCCGGGGGCGTCGGCCGCATGGCCATCGACCCCGACGCCGCCCGGCGCATCCACGGCAAGCCCGAGCCGCGGGTCCACATCGAGACCTTCGGCTGCCAGATGAACGAGCACGACACCGAGATCATGTACGGCATCCTCGGCCAGATGGGCTACGTGCGGGCGCAGGGGCCGAACGACGCCGACCTGCTGCTGTTCAACACCTGCGCCGTGCGCGAGTCGGCGGTGGAGCACGCCTTCGGCCGCATCGGCCAGTTGAAGCCGCTGAAGTACACCAACCCGGGCATGATCATCGGCGTCTGCGGGTGCGTGCCGCAGGTGGAGGGGCAGGTGGAGCGCATCAAGCGGATCTTCCCGTACCTCGACCTGATCTTCGGCACCCACAACATCCACCGGCTGCCCGAGCTGGTGGAGCGGGCCCGAGCGGAACGGGAGACCGTGGTGGACGTGTGGGAGTCGATGGGCGACGACTTCCCCGACATTCTGCCTGCCGCACGGGAGGGCGACCTGAAGGCCTGGGTCACCATCATGTACGGCTGCGACAAGCACTGCACGTACTGCATTGTGCCCACCACCCGCGGTGCCGAGCGGAGCCGGCCGCGCGAGGTGATCCTGGCCGAGGTACAGGAGCTGGCCCGGCAGGGCTTCAAGGAGATCACCCTGCTGGGGCAGAACGTCAACGCCTACGGCAAGGACCTCTACGGCCGCCACGGCGAGGACGCCTTCGACTTCGGCGACCTGGTCGAGCTGATCGACAAGAACAGCCCCGGCATTGAGCGCATCCGCTTCACCACGAACCACCCCAAGGACTTCACCCGCAAGATGGTGGAGCAGATCGCCCGCGCCGAGAAGGTCTGCGAGTGGTTCCACCTGCCGGTGCAGTCGGGCTCCGACTCGGTGCTGCGGCGGATGAAGCGGTCGTACAACCGGAAGCAGTACCTGCGCCTGGTCCAGTGGGTGCGGGAGCTGATCCCCGATGCGGTCATCACCACCGATATCATCGTGGGCTTCCCCGGCGAGACCGAGGAAGAGTTCCAGGAGACCCTCAGCCTCGTGGAGGAGGTCCAGTTCGACGCGGCCTTCATGTTCATGTACTCGGAGCGGGCCGGCACCCCGGCCGCCGAGATGGAGGACCGGCTCAGCGTGCCCGAGAAGAAGGAGCGGCTGCAGCGGCTGATCGACCTGCAGAACCGCATCGGCCGCGCCAAGAACGAGGCCCGGGTCGGCCGGGTCTACGACGTCCTGGTCGAGGGGCCCGACAAGGGCAAGCCCGACGTGGTCTTCGGCCGGACCCGGGGCAACATCCTGGTCACCTTCCCGGGTGACGAGTCGCTCCGGGGCCAGATCGTGCCCGTGCGCATCACCAGCGCCGGTACCTGGACCCTGGAGGGCGAGCGGGTGGCCAGCCCGGTCACCCTGGGTTAA
- the mutS gene encoding DNA mismatch repair protein MutS, whose protein sequence is MCGEVDAAQATPMFAQYLQIKEQYPDCILFYRLGDFYETFMEDAELVARELELVLTGRDAGKGLGRVPMAGIPYHAAEGYIARLIDKGYKVAICDQLEDPKLARGLVKRDVTRVVTPGTLVEPRLLPEKANNFLAAVAWSKAGFGLAVVDLSTGEFAAAQLNGADSLRQLLEEIGRLEPREVILEPGLASEPSVTGPLKNAGIAVSPFDGRHFNHQAAYRRLTQHFGTSSLAGFGCEHLELATRAAGAALAYLAEMHRSSLSHVSGLAVYYPGDYMVLDPATRRNLELTRSLRDGGRRGTLLWVVDRTVTAMGARMLKGWLERPLLDLAQIQARHAAVAELVNKPVLRADLRAMLQDVHDLERLAGRVAVGTANARDLVALKASLVALPSIRVVMEEVTAPRLVELRDRLDMLDDVRDLIEQAIADEPPVALTEGGLLKDGFHPEVDELRRIARDGKAWIAQVEARERERTGIKSLKIGYNKVFGYYLSVTRANLALVPADYIRKQTLANEERFITPELKELEEKVLHAGERLMSLEYELFLEIRQQVAAEITRIQRSARAVAELDALASFAEVASLYGYCQPLMDRSTVLELRGARHPVLERVMPEGTFVPNDLLVDTAENRLLLITGPNMGGKSTVMRQAALAVILAQAGSFVPAEAAHIGLVDRVFTRVGASDDLATGQSTFMVEMTEVANILHAATERSLVVLDEVGRGTATFDGLSIAWAITEHIHQHIGCRTLFATHYHELCELEGLLPGVKNYSVAVMEKGEEIIFLRKLVRGGADRSYGIQVGRLAGLPSTVVERAREILATLEQQEGERKSRREAAAQKLRRQPPVQLTFFEPKKDPVVEELLGLNVMALTPIEALNVLYQLQAKAKESR, encoded by the coding sequence ATGTGCGGCGAAGTGGACGCAGCGCAGGCAACACCCATGTTCGCCCAGTACCTGCAGATCAAGGAGCAGTACCCGGACTGCATCCTGTTCTACCGGCTGGGCGACTTCTACGAAACGTTCATGGAAGACGCCGAACTGGTGGCCCGGGAGCTGGAGCTGGTCCTCACCGGACGCGACGCCGGCAAGGGGCTGGGCCGGGTTCCCATGGCCGGCATCCCGTACCACGCGGCCGAGGGCTACATCGCCCGGCTGATCGACAAGGGCTACAAGGTGGCCATCTGCGACCAGCTGGAGGACCCGAAGCTGGCCCGGGGCCTGGTGAAGCGGGACGTCACCCGTGTGGTCACGCCCGGCACGCTGGTGGAGCCGCGGCTCCTGCCCGAGAAGGCCAACAACTTCCTGGCCGCGGTGGCCTGGTCCAAGGCCGGCTTCGGCCTGGCGGTGGTGGACCTCTCCACCGGCGAGTTCGCGGCAGCCCAGCTGAACGGGGCGGACAGCCTCCGGCAGCTGCTGGAGGAGATCGGCCGGCTGGAGCCCCGGGAGGTCATCCTGGAGCCGGGGCTGGCCTCCGAGCCGTCGGTGACCGGGCCCCTGAAGAACGCCGGCATCGCCGTCTCCCCGTTCGACGGGCGCCACTTCAACCACCAGGCCGCCTACCGGCGGCTGACCCAGCACTTCGGCACCAGCAGCCTGGCGGGGTTCGGCTGCGAGCACCTGGAGCTGGCTACCCGGGCGGCCGGAGCGGCACTGGCCTACCTCGCGGAGATGCACCGGTCGAGCCTGAGCCACGTGAGCGGGCTCGCCGTCTACTACCCGGGCGACTACATGGTACTGGATCCCGCCACCCGGCGGAACCTGGAGCTGACCCGCTCGCTCCGGGACGGCGGGCGCCGCGGCACCCTGCTCTGGGTCGTGGACCGGACCGTGACCGCCATGGGCGCCCGCATGCTGAAGGGCTGGCTGGAGCGGCCCCTCCTGGACCTCGCGCAGATTCAGGCGCGCCACGCGGCGGTGGCGGAGCTGGTCAACAAACCCGTGCTGCGCGCCGACCTGCGGGCAATGCTGCAGGACGTCCACGACCTGGAGCGGCTGGCCGGCCGCGTGGCCGTGGGTACCGCCAACGCCCGCGACCTGGTGGCGCTCAAGGCCTCGCTGGTCGCCCTTCCCTCTATCCGGGTGGTGATGGAGGAGGTCACGGCGCCTCGCCTCGTGGAGCTGCGGGACCGGTTGGACATGCTGGACGACGTGCGCGACCTGATCGAGCAGGCCATCGCCGACGAGCCGCCGGTGGCGCTGACGGAGGGCGGCCTGCTGAAGGACGGCTTCCACCCCGAGGTCGACGAGCTGCGGCGCATCGCCCGGGACGGCAAGGCCTGGATCGCCCAGGTGGAGGCGCGGGAGCGGGAACGGACGGGGATCAAGTCGCTCAAGATCGGCTACAACAAGGTCTTCGGCTACTACCTCTCGGTGACCCGGGCCAACCTCGCCCTGGTGCCGGCCGACTACATCCGCAAGCAGACCCTGGCCAACGAGGAGCGGTTCATCACGCCCGAGCTGAAGGAGCTGGAGGAGAAGGTGCTCCACGCCGGCGAGCGGCTGATGAGCCTCGAGTACGAGCTCTTCCTGGAGATCCGGCAGCAGGTGGCCGCCGAGATCACCCGGATCCAGCGCTCAGCCCGGGCCGTGGCCGAGCTGGACGCCCTGGCGTCCTTCGCCGAGGTGGCCTCGCTCTACGGCTACTGCCAGCCGCTGATGGACAGGTCCACCGTGCTGGAGCTGCGGGGTGCCCGCCACCCGGTGCTGGAGCGGGTGATGCCCGAGGGCACCTTCGTGCCCAACGACCTGCTGGTGGACACGGCCGAGAACCGGCTGCTCCTGATCACCGGGCCGAACATGGGCGGCAAGTCGACGGTGATGCGGCAGGCGGCGCTGGCGGTGATCCTGGCCCAGGCGGGCTCCTTCGTCCCGGCCGAGGCGGCGCACATCGGGCTGGTGGACCGGGTCTTCACCCGCGTCGGCGCCTCGGACGACCTGGCCACGGGGCAGTCCACCTTCATGGTGGAGATGACCGAGGTGGCCAACATCCTGCACGCCGCCACGGAGCGCTCGCTGGTGGTGCTGGACGAGGTGGGCCGCGGCACGGCCACCTTTGACGGCCTCTCGATCGCCTGGGCGATCACCGAGCACATCCACCAGCACATCGGCTGCCGGACGCTCTTCGCCACCCACTACCACGAGCTCTGCGAGCTCGAGGGCCTGCTGCCGGGCGTGAAGAATTACTCGGTGGCGGTGATGGAGAAGGGCGAGGAGATCATCTTCCTCCGCAAGCTGGTGCGGGGCGGGGCAGACCGCTCCTACGGCATCCAGGTGGGCCGCCTGGCCGGCCTGCCGTCCACTGTGGTGGAGCGGGCCCGGGAGATCCTGGCCACGCTGGAGCAGCAGGAGGGGGAGCGCAAGTCCAGGCGGGAGGCCGCGGCGCAGAAGCTCCGGCGGCAGCCGCCCGTGCAGCTCACCTTCTTCGAGCCGAAGAAGGACCCGGTTGTGGAGGAGCTGCTGGGCCTGAACGTGATGGCGCTCACCCCCATCGAGGCGCTGAACGTGCTGTACCAGCTGCAGGCGAAGGCGAAGGAGAGCAGGTAG
- a CDS encoding stalk domain-containing protein, which translates to MRRFALPLLLLWLLSLPLPALADAPVRLVINGVEIRPDVPPMIQDGRTLVPIRFLAEPLGFAVAWDGDTGTVTLSGPKVIQLTVGRDEAVVDGAAVVLDAPAVNVGGRVLIPLRFVAEQLGAEVGWDGESRTVAVSAPWLPAEAVVNPAVLAALGEPAWLVGGRAFGDFTVTMEVLGAELSGSAQFDAFRDGEDFLVLVRMRADGLGLGAQTGVATVRGRTWVLGRDGSWEPQPPEAPVQVPMLPEDGLGASLRVGLLPFGAEALASAQVSRGEEVVDGVVYDVTTVSLDEAAVRAWLGEAAATLADAGFSATFWAERGTGLLKRADLALRAEDPLGTVFRLHGSLHFEPWAQPIPFPPEILAESRAEAPGRAPGASHCEGVSGAAGPGCA; encoded by the coding sequence ATGCGTCGTTTCGCGCTTCCGCTGCTCCTCCTGTGGCTTCTTTCCCTGCCGCTCCCGGCGCTGGCCGATGCGCCCGTGCGGCTCGTCATCAACGGCGTCGAGATCCGCCCGGACGTGCCGCCCATGATCCAGGACGGGCGGACGCTGGTGCCCATCCGATTCCTGGCCGAACCCTTGGGCTTCGCGGTCGCCTGGGACGGCGATACCGGCACCGTCACGCTCAGCGGGCCGAAGGTCATCCAGCTGACGGTGGGCAGGGATGAGGCCGTGGTGGACGGCGCCGCGGTGGTGCTGGACGCGCCGGCGGTGAACGTGGGCGGGCGGGTGCTGATCCCTCTGCGGTTCGTCGCCGAGCAGCTGGGCGCCGAGGTGGGCTGGGACGGCGAGAGCCGGACCGTGGCGGTGTCTGCGCCGTGGCTGCCTGCGGAGGCTGTGGTGAACCCGGCCGTCCTGGCCGCGCTGGGTGAGCCGGCCTGGCTGGTGGGCGGCCGCGCCTTCGGCGACTTCACCGTGACGATGGAGGTCCTGGGGGCCGAGTTGAGCGGCTCGGCCCAGTTCGACGCCTTCCGGGACGGCGAGGACTTCCTGGTCCTCGTCCGCATGCGTGCCGATGGCCTCGGGCTTGGGGCGCAGACGGGCGTGGCGACCGTCCGGGGCCGGACCTGGGTCCTCGGACGGGACGGGTCCTGGGAACCGCAGCCCCCGGAGGCGCCGGTCCAGGTGCCGATGCTCCCGGAGGACGGACTCGGTGCATCGCTGCGCGTCGGGCTGCTGCCCTTTGGCGCCGAGGCCCTCGCGAGCGCGCAGGTAAGCCGGGGCGAGGAGGTCGTGGACGGCGTCGTGTACGACGTGACCACCGTCTCCCTGGACGAGGCGGCGGTGAGGGCATGGCTGGGAGAGGCGGCCGCCACGCTCGCAGATGCGGGATTTTCGGCGACCTTCTGGGCGGAGCGGGGAACCGGCCTGCTGAAGCGGGCCGACCTGGCCCTGCGGGCGGAGGACCCGCTGGGCACGGTGTTCCGGCTGCACGGGTCGCTGCACTTCGAGCCGTGGGCGCAGCCGATCCCGTTCCCGCCCGAGATCCTGGCCGAATCGCGCGCAGAAGCCCCCGGACGAGCGCCGGGGGCTTCGCATTGCGAGGGTGTTTCGGGCGCAGCAGGTCCCGGGTGTGCATGA
- a CDS encoding YlbF family regulator codes for MSVATRQNVWVLARELAEAIAGTPEVQEFRRTEDAVLADPEAVALIREYEEAKRAVKFSRNAPPEEQQRLIERFLAVEERFNAHEAIQAYWNARVALDAFMDRVNAVVTFPITGREAPKVKGGACGSGGGGCGCGG; via the coding sequence GTGTCGGTTGCGACACGCCAGAACGTGTGGGTGCTGGCCCGGGAGCTGGCCGAGGCCATCGCCGGGACGCCGGAGGTCCAGGAGTTCCGGCGCACGGAGGATGCCGTCCTCGCTGACCCGGAGGCCGTGGCCCTGATACGCGAGTACGAGGAAGCCAAGCGGGCGGTGAAGTTCTCCCGGAATGCCCCGCCCGAGGAGCAGCAGCGGCTGATCGAGCGGTTCCTGGCCGTCGAGGAGCGGTTCAACGCCCACGAGGCGATCCAGGCCTACTGGAACGCCCGGGTGGCCCTCGACGCCTTCATGGACCGGGTGAACGCCGTGGTCACGTTCCCGATCACCGGCCGGGAGGCGCCGAAGGTGAAGGGCGGCGCCTGCGGCTCGGGAGGCGGCGGCTGCGGCTGCGGGGGCTAG
- a CDS encoding DinB family protein, with product MIAEAQACSDQLAFALRSVKNAIRGLTPQQLEFVPPGLANSAATLVLHMAATEVTIGELLSGRRAPEDLRKAVLLDRYTPAPGGRPIAAADPGESADALTEKLDRARAFLTEVLEGLTAADLERTLTIGDRPTSVPFFLKLLPFHMASHCGQIMIIKRFLKPES from the coding sequence ATGATCGCCGAGGCACAAGCCTGTTCCGACCAGCTTGCTTTCGCGCTCCGGTCCGTGAAGAACGCCATCCGCGGGCTCACTCCCCAGCAGCTGGAGTTCGTCCCGCCCGGCCTGGCCAACAGCGCGGCGACCCTGGTGCTGCACATGGCGGCCACGGAGGTCACCATCGGGGAACTGCTGTCCGGCCGCCGTGCCCCCGAGGACCTGCGCAAGGCCGTCCTGCTGGACCGGTACACCCCTGCCCCCGGCGGCCGGCCGATCGCCGCCGCCGACCCGGGCGAGAGCGCCGACGCCCTGACGGAGAAGCTCGACCGGGCCAGGGCCTTCCTGACGGAGGTGCTGGAGGGGCTCACGGCGGCTGACCTTGAGCGCACCCTGACCATCGGGGACCGCCCGACCTCCGTGCCCTTCTTCCTGAAGCTGCTGCCCTTCCACATGGCATCGCACTGCGGCCAGATCATGATCATCAAGCGTTTTCTCAAGCCGGAGTCGTAG